A portion of the Candidatus Taylorbacteria bacterium genome contains these proteins:
- a CDS encoding FAD:protein FMN transferase, translating to MKQTRDIMGMPVTVNIADIPGSQEYFDRVFDYLEHVDEKFSTYKYDSEISRINRGEISSEKLSKEMKEIFTLSEKTKKETLGYFDIQKPDGSYDPSGIVKGWAIKNAAQLLKKMGCKNFFVDVGGDIESRGIDEEGKEWSVGIRSPFNRDEIVKVVYPKGRGVATSGVYIRGKHIYNPHSGKSVETDMVSLTVIGPDVYEADRFATAAFAMGNRGIEFIESISDFEGYAIDKNGIAVMTSGFLDFTVAGF from the coding sequence ATGAAACAAACTCGAGACATAATGGGAATGCCAGTAACCGTTAACATTGCAGACATTCCGGGAAGTCAGGAATATTTTGACCGCGTGTTCGACTATCTCGAGCATGTTGATGAAAAATTCAGCACCTACAAATATGATAGCGAAATTTCTAGAATTAACAGGGGGGAAATTTCGTCTGAAAAATTGAGCAAGGAAATGAAAGAAATTTTCACTCTCTCTGAAAAAACAAAAAAAGAAACGCTTGGATATTTCGACATACAAAAACCGGATGGCTCATACGACCCTTCGGGGATTGTCAAAGGCTGGGCAATAAAAAATGCGGCACAACTCTTGAAAAAAATGGGCTGTAAAAATTTCTTCGTAGATGTAGGAGGGGACATTGAATCGCGAGGTATCGATGAGGAGGGCAAAGAATGGAGCGTCGGTATCCGCAGTCCATTCAATCGTGATGAAATAGTTAAAGTGGTGTATCCTAAAGGCCGAGGCGTGGCAACTTCGGGAGTGTATATTCGAGGCAAGCATATCTATAATCCTCATTCTGGAAAATCGGTGGAAACCGACATGGTGAGTTTGACGGTTATTGGACCCGACGTATACGAGGCGGACCGTTTTGCGACTGCGGCGTTTGCCATGGGCAATCGAGGGATTGAATTTATCGAAAGTATTTCAGACTTTGAAGGATATGCAATAGACAAAAATGGTATTGCTGTTATGACGAGCGGATTTTTGGATTTTACCGTTGCCGGTTTTTAA
- a CDS encoding cation-translocating P-type ATPase codes for MNHAHVNTKMDFALVIAIVIAFLVKILFPPAIYFLWPVVVLGALPTLIGAVQSTLKARISIDSFNIFAICAAFAYGDVNSATFIILMLAFARMLNAYTESRTRRTLEELFKLKPQTALREKGADTEEIPTDAISMGDTLLIKEGSRVPVDGITIFGKALVNESSVTGESMPVEKVVGDQVLSATVNESGLIKIRATRVGKDSTIERMAALVADAAKKKSHSEQLADRFATIFLPIVLALGIGTYVITRNIEMTAALFLVACADDMAVAIPLAITAALGRSAKRGVVVKGGEWIETLSKLKTLVIDKTGTLTYGSFELKDIEIEPGISTDDFWRAVGVTEKFSEHPIGRTIFKEAIKHGSDFPDPEEFKVYKGSGVTARVKGEAIAIGDFSIISDLAIALSEEEKSRIKKKIEGSDKTWAIVFRNGKIWGYLSMGDMPRPEARESIADLQSLGVDNIQMFTGDNKLVAGAIARAIGIDKVLAEMKPEEKLRELEKLIGGGPVAMVGDGINDAAALARADVGIAMGSGGAAVSVEAADVVILNDDLSRLPDTISYSRKVMSVIRWDMIIWFASNVIGFALVFTGVLGPALAAFYNFVSDFFPLINSARLFREKS; via the coding sequence ATGAACCACGCGCACGTAAATACGAAAATGGATTTTGCCTTGGTGATTGCAATAGTCATCGCCTTTTTGGTGAAAATTCTATTTCCTCCCGCGATTTACTTTTTGTGGCCGGTAGTGGTTTTAGGCGCTCTGCCTACGCTCATTGGTGCCGTCCAGTCGACGCTTAAGGCGCGCATTAGCATCGATTCGTTCAATATCTTTGCCATTTGCGCGGCATTCGCCTATGGCGACGTGAATTCCGCAACGTTTATTATTCTCATGCTTGCTTTTGCTCGAATGTTGAATGCCTATACGGAGTCGCGCACCCGGCGAACCCTCGAGGAACTCTTTAAATTAAAACCGCAGACTGCGCTAAGGGAAAAAGGAGCCGATACCGAGGAGATTCCGACTGACGCTATTTCGATGGGGGATACGCTCCTTATAAAAGAAGGGTCCCGAGTGCCCGTGGACGGTATTACGATATTTGGCAAAGCTCTTGTAAATGAGTCATCAGTGACCGGAGAATCAATGCCGGTAGAGAAAGTTGTGGGCGATCAAGTATTGAGCGCCACGGTCAACGAATCGGGGTTAATAAAAATTCGGGCGACACGGGTCGGAAAAGATTCTACGATTGAACGCATGGCCGCGCTTGTTGCCGATGCGGCGAAAAAGAAATCTCATTCGGAACAATTGGCGGATAGATTTGCGACGATTTTTCTTCCCATCGTTCTCGCGCTGGGAATTGGCACTTATGTCATAACTCGAAATATTGAGATGACTGCCGCGCTTTTTTTGGTAGCGTGCGCCGACGACATGGCTGTCGCCATACCGCTTGCAATTACGGCGGCTCTCGGCAGGTCCGCCAAGCGCGGTGTGGTTGTGAAAGGAGGGGAGTGGATAGAGACATTAAGCAAACTGAAGACGCTTGTTATCGATAAAACCGGGACTTTGACCTATGGCTCGTTTGAGCTTAAAGATATAGAGATCGAACCGGGCATTTCCACAGACGATTTTTGGCGCGCGGTAGGAGTAACAGAGAAGTTTTCCGAGCACCCTATCGGCAGGACGATTTTTAAGGAAGCGATAAAACATGGGAGCGATTTTCCCGACCCCGAGGAATTCAAGGTGTATAAGGGAAGCGGTGTTACGGCTCGTGTCAAGGGAGAGGCGATTGCGATTGGGGATTTCAGCATTATTTCTGACCTTGCTATCGCTCTTAGCGAAGAGGAAAAGTCTCGCATTAAGAAAAAGATTGAGGGGAGCGATAAAACGTGGGCGATTGTATTTCGAAACGGCAAAATCTGGGGATACCTTTCAATGGGTGACATGCCCCGACCTGAAGCGCGGGAGAGCATTGCTGATTTGCAGAGTTTAGGCGTGGATAATATCCAGATGTTTACAGGGGACAACAAATTGGTTGCAGGCGCTATTGCTCGGGCGATCGGCATCGACAAGGTTCTCGCGGAAATGAAGCCGGAGGAAAAACTTCGGGAACTTGAAAAACTTATTGGCGGGGGACCTGTGGCGATGGTGGGCGACGGAATAAACGATGCTGCCGCTCTTGCTAGGGCAGATGTAGGGATTGCAATGGGTTCGGGTGGAGCGGCCGTGTCGGTAGAAGCCGCCGACGTGGTGATTTTAAACGATGATTTATCCCGCCTGCCGGACACGATTTCTTATAGCCGAAAAGTTATGTCGGTTATTAGGTGGGATATGATTATTTGGTTTGCGTCGAATGTAATCGGCTTTGCGCTGGTGTTCACCGGGGTTCTCGGTCCTGCATTGGCGGCATTTTACAACTTTGTGAGCGACTTTTTCCCACTCATTAACTCCGCCAGACTATTTCGGGAAAAGTCTTAA
- a CDS encoding oxidoreductase, which translates to MMIKAIDKILNRITMYRLVVYELAFLLLVAFIMGFFGVFPVNPIFLVFSVAFIFSVSWIVNKIFARMFEVPSNPESTWITALILALIISPPTLWIDMQYLPLAFWASAVAIASKYILAIRKKHVFNPVAFGVAATSVVLGLSASWWIGTLPMVPFVLIGGLLIVRKIRRFDLWFAFIGVFTVGIAFYYFGRGLDVVRSLSQALLYAPTFFFATVMLTEPMTTPPSKLLRVLYGALVGLLFLPNVNIGSFYFTPELALLVGNVFSYLVSPKYKLNLKLKRVVRLSRDVYEFAFASDRPVSFRPGQYMEWTLAHSHPDSRSVRRFFTLASSPTERELSIGVKFYEPGSTFKKAMLAMSTGKSIVASEIAGDFTLPKNKNKKLVFIAGGIGVTPFRSMIQYLLHNREARPITLLYFNKTPNDAVYSDIFERAKKELGIKTVYSYSDDGVHLSPEALSALFAQTVKREVPDFLERKFYISGPQAMVTSYKAILRGIGVKRSKIKTDYFPGFV; encoded by the coding sequence ATGATGATAAAAGCAATCGACAAAATATTAAATAGGATAACGATGTACCGACTCGTGGTGTACGAGCTTGCTTTTCTTTTGCTCGTCGCCTTCATCATGGGATTTTTTGGCGTGTTTCCGGTAAACCCTATTTTTCTTGTTTTCTCGGTGGCTTTTATTTTTTCTGTTTCTTGGATTGTGAACAAAATTTTTGCTCGGATGTTCGAGGTTCCTTCGAATCCTGAATCAACGTGGATAACCGCGCTCATTCTTGCTTTGATTATAAGTCCCCCTACTCTTTGGATCGATATGCAATATCTTCCGCTCGCATTTTGGGCGTCCGCAGTTGCCATAGCCTCAAAATATATTTTAGCCATTCGAAAGAAGCATGTTTTCAATCCCGTCGCTTTCGGTGTGGCGGCTACTAGCGTTGTTTTAGGCTTGTCAGCTAGTTGGTGGATAGGGACGCTTCCTATGGTCCCGTTTGTGCTCATTGGGGGGCTTCTCATTGTTCGGAAAATACGACGATTTGATTTGTGGTTTGCTTTCATAGGGGTGTTTACTGTGGGGATTGCCTTTTATTATTTTGGAAGAGGGCTTGATGTCGTGCGTTCTTTAAGTCAGGCGTTGCTCTATGCTCCCACGTTTTTCTTTGCAACGGTTATGCTCACGGAACCGATGACTACTCCGCCCTCGAAATTATTGCGTGTACTCTACGGAGCTCTCGTCGGCCTGCTGTTTTTGCCGAACGTGAACATCGGTTCTTTCTACTTCACGCCCGAGCTCGCGCTTCTGGTGGGAAATGTATTTTCGTATCTCGTCAGCCCGAAATATAAGCTCAATTTGAAACTGAAACGAGTAGTTCGGCTTTCCCGAGACGTGTATGAATTTGCTTTTGCGTCAGACAGGCCGGTTTCGTTTCGGCCGGGGCAGTACATGGAGTGGACACTTGCGCACTCGCATCCCGATAGCCGGAGCGTGAGGCGTTTTTTTACTCTTGCGTCCTCTCCGACCGAGCGAGAACTTTCCATCGGGGTGAAATTCTATGAACCGGGAAGCACATTCAAAAAAGCCATGCTCGCGATGAGCACAGGGAAGTCTATCGTGGCTTCCGAGATCGCGGGCGATTTTACCTTGCCAAAGAATAAAAATAAAAAGCTTGTCTTCATCGCTGGGGGAATAGGGGTCACTCCGTTTCGGAGTATGATTCAGTATCTTCTTCACAACCGCGAGGCGCGCCCTATCACTCTTTTGTATTTCAATAAAACTCCGAATGATGCCGTATATTCGGATATTTTTGAAAGGGCAAAGAAGGAGCTCGGGATTAAAACAGTCTATTCATATAGCGACGACGGCGTTCACTTGTCTCCGGAAGCGCTGTCCGCGCTTTTTGCTCAAACCGTTAAACGAGAAGTCCCTGATTTTCTGGAGCGAAAGTTTTATATTTCAGGACCGCAGGCGATGGTAACTTCGTACAAAGCAATTCTCCGAGGCATCGGTGTCAAACGCTCTAAAATCAAAACTGACTATTTTCCCGGATTCGTTTAA
- a CDS encoding sigma-70 family RNA polymerase sigma factor has protein sequence MDNVASDEELARQVQKGDERAFAILMERYTGKLLRYGSRVLSKENNVGDVVQDVFVTVYQNIQDFDSTRRFSPWIYRIAHNAFVDVIRKKAKEPLYFFDLDRVMSHAEYEDPLEKEKEAEEMRVLLEKSLLGLSSSYREIIGLYYFENFSYKEIGDILHIPIGTVGIRLSRAREALKKLLPKKENE, from the coding sequence ATGGATAATGTTGCTTCGGACGAAGAACTTGCAAGACAAGTGCAGAAAGGGGATGAACGGGCGTTCGCTATTCTCATGGAACGCTATACAGGAAAGTTGCTTCGGTATGGAAGCAGGGTTCTCTCAAAGGAAAATAATGTGGGCGATGTTGTGCAGGATGTTTTTGTGACGGTGTATCAAAATATACAGGATTTCGATTCAACACGTCGTTTTTCGCCCTGGATTTACCGCATTGCGCACAATGCGTTTGTTGATGTAATTCGAAAAAAAGCCAAAGAGCCATTATACTTTTTCGACCTTGACCGAGTGATGTCCCATGCGGAATATGAGGACCCGCTTGAAAAAGAGAAAGAAGCGGAGGAAATGCGCGTACTACTAGAGAAGAGCCTGCTGGGGCTCTCGTCTTCCTATCGAGAAATCATCGGTCTCTACTATTTCGAAAATTTCAGCTACAAAGAGATAGGTGACATTTTGCATATACCGATTGGCACAGTTGGTATCCGTCTTTCCCGGGCGCGTGAGGCGCTTAAAAAGCTGTTACCCAAAAAAGAAAATGAGTGA
- a CDS encoding FMN-binding protein, whose amino-acid sequence MRKFITSAIFIVAFAAYGMYRALAYPSSPAFVVTVPIPLSRVNDNGVIVVPTTPSTPIPTLTVSPSISPKPLPKPKPTPLIIFSPTPTPIPTPIPTPIIIPKPKPAGQYVDGSYNGSIADAYYGNVEVAVTIAGGKITDISFLQYPNDRSTSRSISSRAMPRLVSEAIQAQSAKVSTVSGATDISAAFRQSLAYALAQAKI is encoded by the coding sequence ATGAGAAAATTCATTACGTCAGCAATATTTATTGTAGCTTTTGCCGCATATGGAATGTATCGGGCGTTGGCTTATCCGAGCTCGCCTGCATTTGTCGTTACCGTCCCGATTCCGCTTTCTCGCGTCAATGACAACGGAGTCATAGTTGTGCCGACTACTCCTTCAACACCGATTCCCACGCTCACCGTCTCTCCTTCCATTTCGCCAAAGCCATTACCCAAACCTAAGCCGACACCTTTAATTATTTTCTCTCCAACTCCAACCCCAATTCCGACTCCAATACCTACTCCTATAATCATTCCAAAACCAAAACCAGCTGGCCAGTATGTTGATGGTTCGTACAATGGCAGTATTGCCGATGCGTATTATGGAAACGTCGAGGTGGCAGTTACTATTGCCGGAGGAAAAATTACTGACATATCTTTTCTTCAATATCCGAATGACCGCAGTACATCGAGGAGTATAAGTAGCCGTGCGATGCCCCGATTGGTAAGCGAAGCGATACAGGCGCAAAGCGCAAAAGTGAGCACTGTTTCGGGGGCAACCGACATAAGTGCCGCATTCCGTCAATCTCTCGCATATGCTCTTGCACAGGCAAAAATTTAA